AAGAAATGGTAAATTAGTTGGTTGACAAGCTGGTTTTGTTGAAGATACTCAAAAATGAGATAAAATAGCTATTGATAAATGATTTGAACCTTTAAATAAAATTTTTATGGAAGAAAACCAAGAAGCTGAAATAGTGAAATTAATTCGTAATGGACAAACAGAAAAAGAAGAAGAACCAGAAATTGTTGATCCAGAAATTGTTGATCCAGAAATTGAAGAAGTGTTAAATTACTCACTAAAAAATCAAGAAATTTTGTTAAGTTATCTTTTAAATAAATAAAAACTAGTTTTTAAACTAGTTTTTATTTTGTCTAAATTGAGTATAAAAAAAGCACCAATCAGTGCTGTTTAATAATTTTTCTAAATGGTCCCCAGGGCCGGAATTGAACCGGCACGACCGATAAAAGTCGCTGGATTTTAAGTCCAGTGCGTCTACCTATTCCGCCACCTGGGGTTAAAATATAAAAAAATGGTGTCCCGTATAAGACTTGAACTTATGACCCACTGGTTAAAAGCCAGTTGCTCTACCGACTGAGCTAACGAGACGAAAATAAATGGCTGGGCTAGCAGGATTCGAACCGGCGCATGAGGGAGTCAAAGTCCCTTGCCTTACCGCTTGGCTATAGCCCAATTACTGGTGGGGAGTGACGGATTCGAACCGCCGAACCGTAAGGAGATGGTTTACAGCCACCCGCGTTTAGCCACTTCGCTAACTCCCCTTATGTAAAAATGTGGTGCTGACTAAAGGACTCGAACCTTCGACCTATTGATTACTAGTCAATTGCTCTACCAACTGAGCTAAGTCAGCGTGTATCCTTTTCTTCTAAAAGTAAGAACCTTTTCAATTATACAAAAAAAGACTAGATAAAGTCAATATTTTTTTTAATATTTTTAAATTAATTAGTTAAATTGGGATAAAAAATAGCTTACAAAGCTATTTTTTGTTTTAACTAAATTTTATGTTTGAAACTCCCATTCTAGCTTCAGCTCTTGCTCATTGTGCGTTTCAAGCAGTTGATCAAGAATAAGTATTAACAGTTGCTCTAATTTCAAGTTTGAAATCATTTAATCAATTAACTGTAAGTGTTCCATAAGCTCTTTCTTGATTTACATTTTTATATAATAAATCAAAAGTACTAATAGAAGTATTTTCATTTAAATTGATTCTTTGATATCTAGGTTTATAATGACTTTTATCTTTATAAGTTTCTGCAGTTTTATCTACAGTTGGATGATCTTTATCGACAACATAATCAAATCTACCCATACCTTGTGCGTAATAATTTGTTGTTAATGTATAATCCATATAACTATAACTTTTTAAAAACTCTGTTTTTCCTAAATCAATATCAATAATAGTAGCCGCTGTTTTTTGAGATGTCTGTTCTGAATTGTAAGCATCAGTTCTTGCAGGATCTGTTTCTATATCTCCAATATTTGCAAAAACATCATTGAATGTAATCATAACAGAACCCTGATATTTTGAATTGGCAGAAGCTCTTAATACAGCTTTTTCATAACTAAGACTTTCAACATAGAAATCTTCTTTATCAATTTCATGACCATTAATTGATACGACAGCCTCAACAATTGCATCTTCATTTAATTTTTGAACTTTTCCAATATCACTGTTTTTAATTACTGTAGACAAGTGAGGCTTTTGAACTTTTGATTCATAGGTGAATTCCAAATCCTCAACAATTAAATATCCCTCAAAAGCGTTATCATCCCCCATGTACATCATTCATAAATCATCAACCACTTTTTCGCCTTCATTTTTAGGAAATTGTGGCAGCACAACAAATCAATCATCATAGTTCTTTTTAGTTGATTTAATAATTTGAGGTAATATTTTATTCTTTTTGTTAACAAGTGTTAATTCCTGTAGAATAAGCGATAACATGGCCTCTTCATCTTCTAATTTATCAGAGTGTTTTGAAACGTTTATTGAAGTAGTTTCTAATTCAACATCATTAAGATCCATAGTTGCATATTCAGAATTATTTTTCATATATATATCTGAATTAAACTCATCAATTATTACTTTAGAGTTGCTTTCTACAAAATTTATGATTGGAGATATTGAAGTCACACCAAAACTTAAAACACCAATCATAGATAATAATTTTTTCATATTTCTTCCTTTATGAATCAACTGATTCATATTTTTACTTTAATATATTTTTATATTAATTTATATTTTTTCAGAATTTTTTCTAATAAATATACTCATACTCATAAATTTCTTTATCTAGTCTATTAGTGATAGTTCCTAAATAAATGTTTAGATACTCATTTTCACCTTCTTTTAAAATAACTGTTTTATCTTTAATAAAATTAACTTTAACCACCACATCAATAGATTCATCTTCTTTTAAAAGACCTACCTTTTGATTTATTATTTCCAGTTGTCCGCAATAGTGGTTTGTGTCAATTTTTTCCTCTGGATCAATAACATTGCAATAACCATTGTTTTTTTCAGGTCTATTTCCACTTCAGTTTTTTCAATTATATCTTTTAGAAGTTGTTGATAAAACTGAGGTTGAGAGTTTTTTTGTCATATTTGTAAATAAATAACTATCTTGTTTTTCTTCTAATAAGTCTCAATAATTTTCACCATAGAAGTCACCAATAGACCCAATTATTTCTAACATATCATTTTCATCTCCAAAATTATTGTTAATACCACTTTGTTTAAAACTATTAAAAACATATAAATCAGGAGATCCATATATATTTGAAAAAGTTTTTTTATTAATATAATTATGATTATCAACAAGCTGACTTACACTTTTTTTATCATAATAAAAATTTAATATTGGTAGTTTAATATCTCTTAAGACTCTTTTGGAACTTTTATTACTAGATATAAAATAATTAAATCCCAAAAAAGAAGCTGTACCAACATTCTTAGTATTTATATTTTCAACAATAGCAGATTTGTTGGTCATTTTAATTCCATTTGAATCATAGAAATTTGTTTCAATTTCATCATTATAACTTTCTATTTTTAAGAAATCTTTAGTAATATTTTCTCTTTGTTTAATTATTTTTTCATTTTTTTGTATTAAACTAAAATATTCTGAATTAGCTCAATAAATAACACTATCTTTAATTCTTAAAAAACTAAAGTAATCCACTTGTGGATCTTCTATAGTTCCATATTTATCTATTAATTTTTGATTAAATTCATTATTTGATAATTCAATTATTTCATCAAGTAATTCTTGTTCTATATATTTATTTTCATTTCCAGTTATTGGTGGTTTTGGTGGTCCAAAACCACATGAAACAACTGAAGATCCCGATAGCACAAAAACTGACGCCAAAGAAAAAGCCTTTAGTGTTTTTTTCATATTATTTCCCCATTTTTTCTTTCTTTCGAATCATTGATTCTAATTTAATAATACTATATTTCAAAAAATATTTTTAATTTGTATTTAAAATTTGGAAATAAATTTAAATTGAGTATAAAAAAAGCACTCTGGGCGGAGCGCTGATTTAATAAATCTAGAACAGTCAATATTATATATATTATAAATCTAAATATTATGTTCATTTGATAGGGCTAAACAAACATTATGGGCTAATGATTTTTTAAAACTATTCCAGACAAAATTATTATATTTTAAAACCCTTTAAATTTCAACATCTATTGAATTATTTTTTAAAAATTCAATTAAACATCATCATTTGTTAGTAATTTCAAGATTAAATCTTCATCATGAGAATTTTCATTTAAAACTATTAGTTCATTTGCTTTTTGTTTAAATGATTCAATATCATCTCTATTTGTATATAAAGTCATAATAACTTCTCCAACTTTAACAAATTCATTTGTAGTTTTGTTTAAATAAATACCTGCCGAAAAGTCTATTTCTTCTTCTTTGGTAGCTCTTCCAGCTCCTAAGTGCATTGAAAGATAACCTAATTGATCTGCTGATGCAAAAGATACATAACCATCTTTTTGAGCAGTTATTTCAATTTTGTGTTTTGTAGTGAAGTTTTTATCATAGTCTAAAATAACTCCAAAATCACCATTTTGAGCTTCTATAAAGTCTTTTAATAGGTGTGCAGCACTTTTATCTTTCAATACATTTAAAAGTTCTTTTTTAGCTGTTTCAAGGTCGCTAAAGACTTTATTTTGTACTAATGTAAGTCCCGCTGCAGTTACACATAATTCAACTAAATCATCAGGACCATTTCCATTTAAAGTATCTCAAGCTTCTTTAACTTCTATTGCATTACCAATTGCTCTTCCCAATGGTTTGTCCATGTTTGTTATCATTACACTGACATTTCTTTTGTGTTCTTTTCCAATTGTTATCATTGCTTTAGAAAGTTTTATTGCACTATCTAAATCTTTCATAAAAGCACCACTACCCATTTTCACATCCAAAATGATGCTATCTGCAGGTATAACAAGTTTTTTTGACATAATACTTGAAGCTATTAAAGGAATTGAGTCCACAGTCCCTGTAACATCTCTTAGAGCATATATTTTTTTATCTGCAGGAACAACTTCACTTGATTGTCCCATAATTGATATACCAACTGTTTTTAGAATTTCTTTGAATCTATCTTCTGAGATTTCTCCAGTTCATCCCGGACAACTTTCAAGTTTGTCAATAGTTCCACCAGTTTGTCCTAAACCTCTTCCTGAAAGTTTGGCCACTTTCACTCCAAATTTAGCAACTAATGGTGAAAAGATTAGACTTGTCTTATCTCCCACACCACCAGTGGAGTGTTTATCTGCTTTTAAACCTTCAACGTCATCAAGATTATAGGTAATTCCCGAATCCATCATAGCTTGAGTAA
This genomic interval from Spiroplasma monobiae MQ-1 contains the following:
- a CDS encoding thymidine phosphorylase, whose translation is MNFANIIEKKKNKQELTAQEIYWVVNSFVNNTLKDYQMSSFNMAVWFNGMTPTEIAAFTQAMMDSGITYNLDDVEGLKADKHSTGGVGDKTSLIFSPLVAKFGVKVAKLSGRGLGQTGGTIDKLESCPGWTGEISEDRFKEILKTVGISIMGQSSEVVPADKKIYALRDVTGTVDSIPLIASSIMSKKLVIPADSIILDVKMGSGAFMKDLDSAIKLSKAMITIGKEHKRNVSVMITNMDKPLGRAIGNAIEVKEAWDTLNGNGPDDLVELCVTAAGLTLVQNKVFSDLETAKKELLNVLKDKSAAHLLKDFIEAQNGDFGVILDYDKNFTTKHKIEITAQKDGYVSFASADQLGYLSMHLGAGRATKEEEIDFSAGIYLNKTTNEFVKVGEVIMTLYTNRDDIESFKQKANELIVLNENSHDEDLILKLLTNDDV